The genome window CCGTCATGGTTATATGCTTCTTAAACCTTCCCCGTTTAAAGTCGTATATGTCGTCCCAGGTAAGGGATAGCAAATCGCTTATCCTCAAGGCGCTGTAGACGCCGAGAAAAATAAGCAAGTAGTTTCTCCTGCTGCCTTTGGCGAGCCAGTATTCCGCCATCTTGCGCACATCGTCCTTTTTCCTGATAGGCTCCGCCGCCGCCATTGACCATTCCCCCGCTTGCAAATTTTTTGATTGTTATGTATTGCCATATTATAAAATATATATTAGAATATTAACGTGCCGTTAATAATTTGATTTCGCGTATTCAATACGGCTTTTCACACATTTGATATTCTACCAAAAATCCGGGATAACAATAGTAAAAAATTGTTATCCTGGATATTTTTTTGCCAATAGCGGCGCGGTTTTTACCGCGCCGTTCCTTTTTGGGGGAGTTTACGGAAACTGGGAAAACACGTTTTCCGCCCCTAATGCAAAGGCGCGGCCTTGCTATGGTTAACAATTTTTTACTATTGTTAACTTGTCTTTAACGAAAGGATGGGGATTTAAAAATGGACGAAGAAAATAAGTCGCCGGAAACTATTGCTCCCGCAATGGAAGATATTGCTCCCGCAGCGGAAGATATTGCTCCCGCAGCGGAAGAGGATGCCACGACAACACTTGAAAGCGCGGAAAAAGAAAACGTCTTGGAGCTTTCGCCTGTGTCGGCGGAAGGGAACGTTGCGGCAGAAAAAGACAGCGGGCTTGCCCGGATAGAGGAAAAACTTTGCGCTATAGCCGATGGGCAGCAAAACATCTTGGACAATTTCGCGGACAAATTAAAGTACGATGCCCACAAAGAAAAAACTATCGATCTTCTGCATCGCGAACTCCAGGAGTACAAACGCGGCTTGCTCAAAAATCTGCTGAAACCAATGGCGCTTGATTTAATAACCCTTATAGACCGCAATGAAAAATTCCTATCCCTTTGCAAAAATACGGAAAACCTGGAAACGGAAAAACTTCTGAATATAATAACCGGCTATTCCGATGATTTGGGCGATGTGTTGTACCGGCAGGGCATAGAGCCTTTTGCCGAGGAAGGCGATTTTAACCCGGCACGGCAAAAAATTTTAAAGGTCATTGACACCGACCAAGCGGAAAAAGACAAAAAAATAGCCGATATCGCCGGCAAAGGCTATGTATGGGAGGGGCAGGTTCTGCGGCAGGAAATAGTTAATGTTTATAGATATAAAAATTCAAATACGGAAAGTGAGGCAACAGAAGTAAAATGAGCGACGCAAAAAAAATCTATGGGATTGACCTTGGTACTACCTATTCCTGTATCGCCTGTCTGGACACGCACGGCAAACCTGTCGTGCTGAAGAACTCCGAAGGCGACCTGACCACCCCATCGGTAGTCTTTTTTGACGAGGGAGACAATGTGGTCATTGGCAAAACCGCCAAAGAAAACTCCAAAATGTATCCTGACGCCGTGGTGTCTTTTGTCAAGCGCTCCATGGGCGACCCGAACTATCTTTTCGGCTATCAGGGCAAAACCTACCGCGCCGAGGAAATATCGGCCTATATCCTGAAAAAATTGGTGGCGGACGCCGAGCAGGAAGCCGGCGAGAAAATAACGGACGTAGTAATTACCTGCCCGGCTTATTTCGGCATTAACGAGAAAGAAGCGACGGCCAAGGCCGGGGAGATCGCCGGCCTTAAAGTCCATAGCATCCTCGCCGAGCCGACCGCTGCGGCTATCGCCTGGGGCAAAGCCAACGACGAGAACAAAGTTGTCTTGGTCTATGACCTGGGCGGCGGAACCTTCGACATTACCATGATAGAGGTCAGCAATAAGAAAATAGAAGTCATCGTTACCGGCGGCGACCACAACCTCGGCGGCAAGGACTGGGACGACGCCCTGATCGGTTACTTCGCCGACCAGTACCGGCAGCAGTCCGGCAAGCAGGACAACATACTCGCCGAACTGGACACTTATCAGGAACTGCAAAACTTGGCGGAGAACAGCAAAAAGACCCTTTCCGCCCGTGAAAAGTGCCCGGCGTCCTTTATCGGCGGCGGGGCGAAGATAAAAACGGAGCTTACCAGGGAAAAATTCAACGAAATTACCGCAGACCTGTTGGAACGCACCATAAGCCTTACCCGGGACATGCTGGCGGAAGCGGCCAAAAAAGGGTTTAAGAAGTTTGACGAAATACTGCTGGTGGGAGGCTCCACCAAAATGCCGCAGGTCGGCGAACGGCTGAAAAAAGAGTTTTCCGTGCCGATCAATTCTTTTGACCCGGACGAAGCCGTGGCCAAAGGTGCCGCCATTTTCGGCAACGACCTGATGGTCAACGGGGAACTGAAAAAAGCCATCGCGGAGGCCACCGGGAAAAAGGCCGAGGACATCAAAGACGTTAGCCAAGTGGACGCAGCGGTAATGGAAAAGGCCGCCCAGAAAGTGGCCGGCAATTTGGGCTTTTCCGTCGACGCGGTAAAAGGCGCGGGCAAAACCATCACCAATGTCATCAGCAAGAGCTTTGGTACTGACGTTTATGATAATAAAGGGAATAAATCAGTCTGCAATCTCATATTGAAAAATACCAGTCTTCCTTGCGAAGCGTCTGATGAATTTTGCACATCGGTAAACAATCAGAAAACCGTCCTAGTGGAAATTCTGGAAAATGAAATAGGTGAAAAGAATGTGCCTTGGGATGAAAACTTGAACATACTGATTGGTCAAGCTGTACTGGATATACCTCCAAACATGCCGGCCGGCTCACCCTTGAGAGTAACCTTCAAGCTCAGCGAGGATGGCCGCTTGGATATGGAGGCCGTAGAACTGTCTCAAAACGGTAAGATCCATCTCACCATCCAAACTTCTTCCGTCATAAACGCCGAGGAACTGGCAGAAGCCAAGTTGCGAAGCTGTAATATGAAGGTCAGCTGATAGGAGCTATTATAAAGGGAAAAGCGAGGGGCCGCCGATGCCGGAAGAACAAAGACGCGAAAACTATTACCTGTTGCTGGAACTGCCTTAC of Acidaminococcales bacterium contains these proteins:
- the grpE gene encoding nucleotide exchange factor GrpE, translated to MDEENKSPETIAPAMEDIAPAAEDIAPAAEEDATTTLESAEKENVLELSPVSAEGNVAAEKDSGLARIEEKLCAIADGQQNILDNFADKLKYDAHKEKTIDLLHRELQEYKRGLLKNLLKPMALDLITLIDRNEKFLSLCKNTENLETEKLLNIITGYSDDLGDVLYRQGIEPFAEEGDFNPARQKILKVIDTDQAEKDKKIADIAGKGYVWEGQVLRQEIVNVYRYKNSNTESEATEVK
- a CDS encoding Hsp70 family protein, whose product is MSDAKKIYGIDLGTTYSCIACLDTHGKPVVLKNSEGDLTTPSVVFFDEGDNVVIGKTAKENSKMYPDAVVSFVKRSMGDPNYLFGYQGKTYRAEEISAYILKKLVADAEQEAGEKITDVVITCPAYFGINEKEATAKAGEIAGLKVHSILAEPTAAAIAWGKANDENKVVLVYDLGGGTFDITMIEVSNKKIEVIVTGGDHNLGGKDWDDALIGYFADQYRQQSGKQDNILAELDTYQELQNLAENSKKTLSAREKCPASFIGGGAKIKTELTREKFNEITADLLERTISLTRDMLAEAAKKGFKKFDEILLVGGSTKMPQVGERLKKEFSVPINSFDPDEAVAKGAAIFGNDLMVNGELKKAIAEATGKKAEDIKDVSQVDAAVMEKAAQKVAGNLGFSVDAVKGAGKTITNVISKSFGTDVYDNKGNKSVCNLILKNTSLPCEASDEFCTSVNNQKTVLVEILENEIGEKNVPWDENLNILIGQAVLDIPPNMPAGSPLRVTFKLSEDGRLDMEAVELSQNGKIHLTIQTSSVINAEELAEAKLRSCNMKVS